In Clarias gariepinus isolate MV-2021 ecotype Netherlands chromosome 9, CGAR_prim_01v2, whole genome shotgun sequence, a single window of DNA contains:
- the si:ch211-156j16.1 gene encoding podoplanin yields MKFDLLLLFALVGSFCIITHASTLVVPTEADLAQDTGASVGTEAFRKVNEEEDAPNGAVTETSTTTTTEATGQETEATSAHTEVPVETTETPSVPTVAHEERTEAPVQSTIAPSEETETSVGVTEAPAEKEIGSTPAATEGAPEVNEASNKDGLTVTEMADKAEGTELMSVSAVDPVSETERGDVEVEDSEGMSTGHVVGIVFGALVAVVIIIAVIVVVVRRMGQYSP; encoded by the exons ATGAAGTTTgatctgctgctgctgtttgcCCTGGTTGGGTCTTTTTGTATCATTACACATGCAA GTACTCTTGTGGTACCCACAGAAGCGGACCTGGCACAAGACACAGGGGCTTCAGTGGGCACTGAGGCATTTCGAAAAGTAAATGAGGAGGAGGATGCTCCAAATGGAGCTGTCACAGAAACATCCACAACAACTACTACTGAAGCTACTGGGCAGGAAACAGAGGCAACATCAGCTCACACTGAAGTTCCTGTGGAGACCACAGAGACACCATCAGTTCCTACTGTAGCTCATGAAGAGCGCACAGAGGCGCCGGTACAGTCCACCATTGCTCCTTCTGAAGAAACAGAAACGTCAGTAGGAGTTACAGAAGCTCCAGCAGAAAAAGAAATAGGATCGACACCGGCAGCCACAGAAGGTGCACCTGAAGTTAACGAGGCATCCAATAAAGATGGCCTTACTGTAACAGAGATGGCAGACAAAGCTGAAGGAACAGAATTAATGTCAGTGTCAGCGGTTGACCCTGTGAGTGAAACAGAGAGAGGCGACGTGGAAGTGGAGGACTCAGAGG ggATGAGCACAGGTCACGTGGTGGGTATTGTGTTTGGTGCCCTGGTCGCTGTGGTCATCATCATTGCAGTTATAGTCGTGGTGGTCAGGAGGATGGGCCAATACTC